The proteins below come from a single Candidatus Eisenbacteria bacterium genomic window:
- a CDS encoding PQQ-dependent sugar dehydrogenase, producing the protein SFVDETVVSGLNQPNGMAFLPDGRLLVTELTTGKIRMIVNGHVASTDPMITVDSVTTGVERGLQGIAVDPRWPTFPYVYVGYTHTGSRMTLARYTATGDLTSPTAENLTLGSKRTLIHNLPDNVGNHNGLGLRFATDGKLLLTLGDDDDRCQAHVNGSLKGKLLRLEVTRIPAGGGGPVPRAMLIPSSGNPFVGPDSNASLVYAQGLRNPWRFTVDPGNGAILLGDVGEDTYEELDEMVAGGNYGWPFREGPLVRTGVGCTDPGTTKIAPILSLDRNTGFIAVIAGAVYRTVMNGTYNWPTSYNGSLFYGDFYNGKLRRLTKSGSTWSTPSPVPGQPNSSDWATGLRYMVDFAVGKDGSLYYLRAFDDAGAANTGMVKRIRYSGTVDVPGGPLAERALSASPNPFHNQVDLSWRLARPSAVVIEVFDTSGRRIRRFDENSAAGRVTWDGTDERGAREPAGVYLARLRHEGGSQTVRILLVR; encoded by the coding sequence AGCTTCGTCGACGAGACCGTCGTTTCGGGTCTCAACCAGCCCAACGGCATGGCGTTTCTTCCGGACGGCCGGCTGCTGGTGACCGAGCTGACGACCGGCAAGATCCGCATGATCGTGAACGGTCACGTGGCGTCCACCGACCCGATGATCACGGTGGACAGCGTCACGACCGGAGTCGAGCGCGGTCTGCAGGGCATTGCGGTCGATCCTCGCTGGCCGACCTTTCCTTACGTGTATGTCGGCTACACGCACACCGGGAGCCGCATGACCCTGGCCCGCTACACCGCGACCGGGGATCTCACGAGTCCCACGGCCGAGAACCTGACCCTGGGATCCAAGCGCACGCTCATCCACAACCTCCCCGACAACGTCGGCAATCACAACGGCCTCGGTCTGCGCTTCGCGACCGATGGGAAGCTCCTGTTGACCTTGGGTGACGACGACGACCGCTGCCAGGCACATGTGAACGGTTCGCTCAAAGGCAAGCTGTTGCGGCTCGAAGTGACTCGCATCCCCGCAGGCGGCGGCGGGCCCGTGCCGCGGGCGATGCTGATCCCGAGCTCGGGGAATCCGTTCGTAGGCCCCGACTCGAACGCCTCGCTGGTCTATGCGCAGGGCCTGCGCAATCCCTGGCGCTTCACGGTCGACCCCGGCAACGGCGCGATCCTGCTCGGGGACGTGGGCGAGGACACCTACGAAGAGCTGGACGAGATGGTCGCCGGCGGCAACTACGGATGGCCCTTCCGCGAAGGCCCCTTGGTGCGCACGGGAGTGGGCTGCACCGATCCCGGCACGACGAAGATCGCTCCGATCCTGTCCCTCGACCGCAATACCGGCTTCATTGCCGTCATCGCCGGCGCGGTCTACCGGACCGTCATGAACGGGACGTACAACTGGCCTACCTCGTACAACGGCAGCCTCTTCTACGGCGACTTCTACAACGGCAAGCTGCGACGACTGACGAAGTCCGGCTCCACCTGGTCGACTCCTTCGCCCGTCCCCGGCCAGCCCAATTCCTCCGACTGGGCCACCGGCCTTCGCTACATGGTGGACTTCGCGGTCGGCAAGGACGGCAGCCTCTACTACCTGAGGGCGTTCGACGACGCCGGCGCGGCGAACACCGGCATGGTGAAGCGCATTCGTTACTCGGGCACGGTCGACGTGCCCGGCGGTCCGCTCGCCGAGCGCGCGCTCAGCGCCTCGCCCAATCCTTTCCACAACCAGGTCGATCTCAGCTGGCGGCTGGCCAGGCCGAGTGCGGTGGTGATCGAAGTCTTCGACACGAGCGGCAGACGCATCCGTCGCTTCGACGAAAACTCGGCCGCGGGACGAGTGACCTGGGATGGCACCGACGAGCGCGGCGCTCGAGAGCCCGCCGGCGTGTACCTGGCCCGGCTTCGTCACGAGGGTGGAAGTCAGACGGTGCGGATCCTGCTCGTGCGCTGA
- a CDS encoding PQQ-dependent sugar dehydrogenase — protein MPTHFVDDTIVTGLDQPNAMAFLPDGRLLFTELNSGKIRMVVNGHIAAVDPLVVVDSLTTGAERGLQGIAVDPRWPAYPYVYVGYTHVGSRAVLVRYTAMGDIANPSGESLFLSSKLTLIHDLPDVNEQHNGLGLRFGNDGMLLLTTGDDGFQCAAQTPGSLLGKLFRLDVTRIPAGGGGPVPRALLIPLSGNPFVGPDSNACLVLAQGLRNPWRFHVDAMTGSVLLADVGEGQYEELDEIVAGGNYGWPFREGPATFTPNGCTEPPGSVFDEPIFSIGHQGFFAILTAGVYRPVFAGTANWPSIYQGSLFYGDYFYSQLRRLVRNGSSWITPAPVPGQPNGLDWALGIQFLTDVAVGVKDGSLWWLKAANDAGATNTGMVRRIRYTSTLGVPEPMRHALRASPNPFRERLDLEWAVAEAEPAMLEIFDMAGRRLRRAPVGAAQVGHYAWDGRDDRGTRVGAGVYLVRVGVGPYTETVRVVRVR, from the coding sequence TTGCCGACCCATTTCGTCGACGACACCATCGTCACGGGCCTCGATCAGCCCAACGCGATGGCGTTCCTCCCCGACGGGCGGCTGCTGTTCACCGAGCTCAACTCGGGCAAGATCCGGATGGTGGTGAACGGGCACATCGCCGCCGTCGACCCGCTCGTGGTCGTCGACAGTCTCACGACCGGAGCCGAGCGCGGCCTGCAGGGAATCGCGGTCGACCCTCGCTGGCCGGCCTATCCCTATGTCTACGTCGGCTACACCCACGTGGGGTCCCGTGCCGTGCTGGTCCGCTACACGGCGATGGGAGACATCGCGAATCCCTCCGGCGAGAGTCTCTTCCTTTCGTCCAAACTGACGCTCATCCACGACCTGCCGGACGTCAACGAGCAGCACAATGGGCTTGGCCTCCGGTTCGGGAACGACGGCATGCTGCTCCTGACCACCGGCGATGACGGCTTCCAGTGCGCGGCTCAAACTCCCGGATCACTGCTCGGCAAGCTCTTTCGACTGGACGTCACCCGGATCCCGGCAGGTGGAGGCGGCCCGGTGCCGCGCGCCTTGCTCATTCCGCTTTCAGGCAACCCCTTCGTCGGCCCCGATTCGAACGCCTGCCTGGTGCTGGCCCAGGGGCTTCGGAATCCCTGGCGATTCCACGTCGACGCGATGACCGGCTCCGTCCTGCTGGCCGACGTCGGCGAGGGCCAATACGAGGAGCTCGACGAGATCGTGGCCGGTGGCAATTACGGCTGGCCCTTTCGCGAGGGTCCGGCGACGTTCACGCCGAACGGCTGCACGGAGCCGCCCGGCAGCGTGTTCGACGAGCCAATCTTCTCGATCGGGCACCAGGGCTTCTTCGCGATTCTCACCGCGGGCGTGTATCGGCCGGTATTCGCCGGCACCGCCAACTGGCCATCGATCTACCAGGGCAGTCTCTTCTACGGTGACTACTTCTACAGCCAGCTGCGGCGACTGGTCAGGAATGGCTCCTCATGGATCACCCCCGCGCCGGTCCCGGGCCAGCCGAACGGGTTGGACTGGGCTTTGGGGATTCAGTTCCTGACCGACGTGGCCGTCGGCGTCAAGGACGGCAGCTTGTGGTGGCTCAAGGCAGCCAACGACGCCGGCGCCACCAACACGGGAATGGTCAGGCGCATTCGCTACACCAGCACGCTTGGCGTCCCGGAACCGATGCGCCACGCGCTCCGAGCCTCACCCAATCCCTTCCGGGAGCGCCTCGACCTCGAATGGGCGGTCGCCGAGGCGGAACCCGCCATGCTCGAGATCTTCGACATGGCGGGGCGAAGGCTTCGCCGTGCGCCGGTGGGCGCGGCGCAGGTCGGACACTACGCCTGGGACGGCCGGGACGATCGCGGGACCCGCGTCGGTGCGGGCGTGTATCTGGTGCGGGTGGGTGTCGGGCCCTACACCGAAACCGTGCGCGTGGTGAGAGTGCGCTAG
- a CDS encoding protein phosphatase 2C domain-containing protein: protein MNHAKRFRVEVAALTDPGRVRERNEDAFAVFRIGRFLERVTSSLPAEDLPERHEAIGHVMIVADGLGGHEAGEVASHTAISKVLEAVMTEQHWALELDDPETRETELKEIEQRSRQYLAKMQDAVRERAASDPAMAGMGTTFTGAYVVGRDLFVTHVGDSKAYLVRNGELEKITHDHTLAQEYADLGMIPQEEVDTHRLHHVLTRAVGAHDETPVGDFHHVLLEEGDRILVCSDGLTDMTGPQDILAVLHRYAKSELACRALVDLALERGGRDNVTVIVAAFSGVA, encoded by the coding sequence ATGAACCATGCGAAACGATTCCGGGTGGAAGTTGCCGCGCTCACCGACCCGGGAAGGGTCCGCGAACGCAACGAGGACGCCTTCGCGGTGTTTCGCATTGGCCGCTTCCTCGAGCGCGTGACCAGCAGTCTGCCGGCCGAGGATCTTCCCGAGCGTCACGAAGCCATCGGACACGTGATGATCGTGGCGGATGGCCTGGGCGGTCACGAAGCGGGAGAGGTGGCGAGCCACACCGCGATCAGCAAGGTGCTCGAAGCCGTGATGACCGAGCAGCACTGGGCGCTCGAGCTGGACGATCCGGAGACGCGCGAGACGGAGCTGAAGGAGATCGAGCAGCGCTCACGCCAGTACCTGGCGAAGATGCAGGATGCGGTGCGCGAGCGCGCCGCGTCGGACCCGGCCATGGCGGGCATGGGGACCACCTTCACCGGCGCTTACGTCGTCGGCCGGGACCTGTTCGTGACGCACGTCGGCGACTCCAAGGCCTATCTGGTGCGCAACGGCGAGCTGGAGAAGATCACCCACGATCACACGCTGGCCCAGGAGTACGCCGACCTCGGCATGATCCCGCAAGAGGAAGTGGACACGCACCGGCTCCACCACGTGCTCACGCGCGCCGTGGGCGCCCATGACGAGACGCCGGTCGGCGACTTCCATCACGTGCTGCTCGAGGAAGGCGACCGCATCCTGGTTTGCTCGGATGGCCTCACCGACATGACGGGGCCTCAGGACATCCTGGCGGTGCTCCACCGGTACGCGAAGAGCGAGCTGGCGTGCCGGGCGCTGGTCGATCTGGCGCTCGAGCGCGGCGGACGGGACAACGTCACGGTGATCGTCGCGGCATTCTCGGGCGTCGCCTAG
- a CDS encoding spermidine synthase codes for MPRRDRMGAHSEAGSAAPLPVPALWVAFVLSGAAGLIYESVWSRYLGLFVGHGAYAQVIVLVIFMGGMAAGALAVARLSGRIAHPLRAYAWIEAAAGVIGLLFHSAFIALTELAYRSWFPAIGESFTLQAVKWGIAGLLILPQSVLLGATFPLMTAGVVRSRPQQPGRVVALFYFANSLGAAAGVLAAGFWLAGVGGLRGTLVTAALLNLLVAAGVLWIARRGGATPIAASKIAVKPAGGPTPAAQMGHPTPPAILIGVSFGTAAASFIYEIAWVRMLSLVLGSATHSFELMLSAFILGLALGALWVHRRADHFTRPLEALAATQWAMGALALGTLPLYAWSFQWMVPIVRGLQGAPNGYEWFSLARYGICLAVMLPATFCAGITLPLITRILMRSGGEKAIGSVYGANTLGSILGAALAALALLPWLGLERLLAAGAALDIALGIALLAQTGPRPALRRAAVAALGGVLVIVAVLASVRLDPLHLVSGVYRTGELIGPKQSRVIYYQDGRTATISVRLQPDGSRTISTNGKADASLSAGWLHPDPSRPRQPFTDDESTQILIGVLSLVQAPRARTAAVVGLGSGMTSHVLLGSSRMTRVVTIEIEPSMITGAKLFLPANRRVFDDPRSRLVVDDARSYFAASREPFDLIVSEPSNPWVSGVSGLFTEEFYRRVKASLTPDGRLAQWLHLYSLDDDLVLSVLAAIQRHFADFEIFIVSSTDVLIVAGDRLDGHDWSVLEEPAMAADLAPALPLTAGQLAATWVADRETLAPLVDRARSNSDFMPILDLHAERARFHNTVANGLLRLQEDGQSLAAVRAPRVTPAELGPLERVQSIALERVPRLNALLENVHLRAGLAGHRVTVDSAEAARLSAAARRLEDVLTPPAGTDPHQWLENAIQSEEDLHRGSIGWVDEAFYDRVFSLARQGPRPALQALEWLRALEAHDWPRAAALTDSVIMASARAPRPWVHPSLVLGAGTTAKLAMGDLEGARRVYRACAVGEDPGPDLRTRLVHAWITDR; via the coding sequence ATGCCGCGCCGTGACCGGATGGGAGCGCACTCGGAAGCCGGATCCGCGGCACCGCTCCCGGTTCCGGCGTTGTGGGTGGCGTTCGTCCTCTCGGGCGCCGCCGGACTGATCTACGAATCGGTCTGGAGCCGATACCTGGGGCTGTTCGTGGGCCACGGCGCCTACGCCCAGGTCATCGTGCTCGTGATCTTCATGGGCGGCATGGCGGCCGGCGCGCTCGCCGTGGCGCGCCTCTCCGGGCGGATCGCTCATCCGCTGCGAGCCTACGCCTGGATCGAGGCGGCGGCCGGCGTCATCGGCCTTCTGTTCCATTCCGCGTTCATCGCGCTCACCGAGCTCGCCTACCGCTCGTGGTTCCCGGCCATCGGCGAATCGTTCACGTTGCAGGCGGTGAAGTGGGGAATTGCCGGACTGCTGATCCTGCCGCAGTCGGTGCTGCTCGGCGCCACCTTCCCGCTGATGACGGCCGGCGTGGTCCGAAGCCGGCCGCAGCAGCCCGGCCGCGTGGTGGCGCTCTTCTACTTCGCCAACAGCCTGGGCGCGGCAGCCGGCGTGCTCGCGGCGGGGTTCTGGCTGGCCGGCGTGGGAGGGTTGCGCGGCACGCTGGTCACCGCGGCGCTGCTCAATCTGCTCGTAGCGGCGGGCGTACTGTGGATCGCGCGGCGCGGCGGCGCGACGCCGATCGCGGCGAGCAAGATCGCCGTGAAACCCGCGGGCGGGCCGACACCTGCCGCACAGATGGGCCATCCGACTCCGCCCGCGATACTCATCGGCGTCAGCTTCGGCACCGCGGCCGCCTCGTTCATCTACGAGATCGCATGGGTGCGGATGCTGTCGCTGGTGCTCGGGAGCGCGACTCACAGCTTCGAGCTGATGCTCTCCGCCTTCATCCTCGGCCTGGCGCTCGGCGCTCTGTGGGTCCACCGGCGCGCCGACCACTTCACCCGCCCACTGGAAGCCCTGGCGGCCACGCAGTGGGCGATGGGCGCGCTCGCGCTGGGGACGCTCCCGCTCTACGCCTGGTCCTTCCAGTGGATGGTGCCGATCGTGCGCGGGCTCCAGGGAGCGCCGAACGGCTACGAGTGGTTCTCGCTCGCACGCTACGGCATCTGCCTGGCGGTGATGCTTCCGGCCACCTTCTGCGCCGGGATCACGCTGCCCTTGATCACCCGCATCCTGATGCGCTCGGGCGGCGAGAAGGCGATCGGCTCGGTGTACGGCGCCAACACGCTCGGCTCGATCCTCGGCGCCGCACTGGCGGCGCTGGCGCTGCTGCCCTGGCTCGGGCTCGAGCGACTCCTCGCGGCCGGCGCGGCGCTCGACATCGCGCTCGGCATCGCGCTGCTCGCCCAGACCGGACCGCGGCCGGCGCTCCGGCGCGCGGCGGTGGCGGCGCTGGGCGGCGTGCTGGTGATCGTGGCCGTGCTGGCCTCGGTGCGCCTCGATCCCCTTCATCTGGTGAGCGGCGTCTACCGCACCGGCGAGCTCATCGGTCCAAAGCAGAGCCGGGTGATCTACTACCAGGATGGTCGCACCGCGACGATCAGCGTGCGCCTCCAGCCCGACGGCTCGCGGACGATCTCCACCAATGGCAAGGCCGATGCCTCGCTCAGCGCGGGGTGGCTCCATCCCGATCCCTCGCGGCCTCGCCAGCCGTTCACCGACGACGAATCGACCCAGATCCTGATCGGCGTCCTGTCGCTCGTCCAAGCACCCCGGGCCAGGACCGCTGCGGTCGTTGGCCTGGGCTCCGGGATGACGTCGCACGTCCTGCTCGGAAGCTCGCGCATGACTCGCGTCGTGACGATCGAGATCGAGCCCAGCATGATCACCGGGGCGAAGCTCTTCCTCCCCGCCAACCGCCGGGTGTTCGACGACCCGCGATCGCGTCTGGTGGTCGACGACGCGCGGTCGTACTTCGCCGCCAGCCGAGAGCCGTTCGACCTGATCGTGTCCGAGCCGTCGAATCCCTGGGTCAGCGGCGTCTCGGGCCTGTTCACCGAGGAGTTCTACCGGCGCGTGAAGGCCTCGCTCACTCCCGATGGGCGGCTCGCCCAGTGGCTCCATCTCTACAGCCTCGACGACGACCTGGTGCTGAGCGTGCTGGCGGCGATCCAGCGTCACTTCGCCGACTTCGAGATCTTCATCGTCTCGAGCACGGACGTCCTGATCGTGGCCGGGGATCGCCTCGACGGCCACGATTGGAGCGTGCTCGAGGAACCGGCCATGGCCGCCGACCTCGCGCCCGCCTTGCCGCTGACCGCCGGCCAGCTGGCCGCCACCTGGGTCGCGGATCGCGAGACCCTCGCTCCTTTGGTCGATCGAGCTCGTTCCAACTCGGACTTCATGCCCATCCTCGATCTCCACGCCGAGCGCGCCCGCTTCCACAACACGGTCGCGAACGGTCTGTTGCGATTGCAGGAGGACGGCCAGAGCCTCGCGGCCGTCCGCGCGCCGCGCGTGACGCCGGCCGAGCTCGGGCCGCTCGAGAGAGTTCAATCGATCGCGCTCGAGCGTGTGCCGCGCCTGAACGCCTTGCTCGAGAACGTGCACCTGCGCGCCGGGCTGGCCGGTCACCGGGTCACGGTGGACTCTGCCGAGGCCGCGCGCCTCTCCGCCGCCGCGCGGCGGCTCGAGGACGTCCTGACGCCGCCCGCCGGAACCGATCCGCACCAGTGGCTCGAGAACGCGATTCAAAGCGAGGAGGATCTGCACCGCGGGAGCATCGGCTGGGTCGACGAGGCTTTCTACGACAGGGTCTTCAGCCTCGCTCGTCAGGGGCCCCGTCCTGCGCTGCAGGCGCTCGAGTGGCTGAGGGCGCTCGAGGCGCACGATTGGCCGCGGGCGGCGGCGTTGACCGACTCGGTGATCATGGCGTCGGCTCGCGCCCCGCGGCCCTGGGTCCACCCCTCGCTCGTGCTGGGCGCAGGAACCACGGCGAAGCTGGCGATGGGAGACCTCGAGGGTGCGAGGCGCGTGTACCGAGCCTGCGCGGTCGGGGAAGATCCTGGCCCTGATCTGCGCACGCGGCTGGTGCACGCGTGGATCACCGACCGGTAG